The Anaerolineae bacterium genome includes a window with the following:
- a CDS encoding MBL fold metallo-hydrolase, whose amino-acid sequence MLHIVPLVLGPVETNTYLVADPASGEAVVIDPADAGEDIAQMAQQHGWRIVAIWVTHAHFDHIGGIPGLLARVSPTPRVWLHPLEKPLWERKGGAEWFGLSIGSLPNSTEELAHGQWLTVGKIAFEVRHTPGHTPGHVVLYCAQEQVLFSGDVLFYEGIGRTDLPGGDHAILLHSIRRQVFTLPAETRVLPGHGPETTVGYERAHNPFVRG is encoded by the coding sequence ATGCTGCACATCGTCCCGTTGGTCCTTGGCCCCGTAGAGACGAACACGTATTTGGTGGCCGACCCGGCCTCGGGTGAGGCGGTGGTCATCGACCCGGCTGACGCGGGAGAGGACATCGCCCAGATGGCCCAGCAGCATGGATGGCGCATTGTCGCCATCTGGGTCACCCACGCCCATTTTGATCACATTGGCGGCATCCCCGGGTTGCTGGCCCGGGTGAGCCCCACACCTCGTGTCTGGCTCCATCCGTTGGAAAAACCTCTGTGGGAAAGGAAAGGCGGGGCCGAGTGGTTCGGCCTCTCCATCGGCTCATTGCCCAATTCTACTGAGGAACTGGCCCATGGGCAATGGCTTACGGTGGGGAAAATCGCCTTCGAGGTGCGTCACACGCCGGGACACACCCCCGGCCATGTGGTGCTGTACTGCGCGCAAGAGCAGGTGCTGTTCAGCGGGGATGTACTCTTCTACGAAGGCATTGGCCGCACCGACCTACCTGGCGGCGATCACGCCATCCTGCTTCACAGTATCCGTCGGCAGGTGTTCACCCTGCCAGCGGAAACGCGCGTGCTGCCTGGCCACGGCCCGGAGACCACCGTGGGCTATGAACGGGCGCACAATCCCTTTGTCAGGGGGTAG
- the uvrB gene encoding excinuclease ABC subunit UvrB, whose protein sequence is MKTFQLHAPFEPTGDQPEAIRRLVEGVRKGYRHQVLLGATGTGKTYSIASVIAQLQLPALVLAHNKTLAAQLYAEFKSFFPENAVEYFVSYYDYYQPEAYIPQQDLYIEKDTEINEEIDRLRLAATTALMSRKDVIIVASVSAIYGLGSPEAYGRAVIHLEVGQIYRRNALLRQLVESQYQRNDLELRPGTFRVRGDTLEVAPAYEEEKIYRISFFGDEVERILEINPLTGETLGALLSVTIFPAKHYLTEEEKLQKALADIERELEERVAWFKAQGKLLEAQRLEQRTRYDLEMLREVGYCSGIENYSRHLEQRPPGSPPWTLMDYLPAEYLLIIDESHMTIPQIRGMYHGDRSRKQTLVAYGFRLPSALDNRPLTFEEFEQKMGYTIYTSATPGPYELQKADQVVEQIIRPTGIPDPKVEVRPTKGQVEDLLGEIRQRIQRGERVLVTTLTKHMAEKLSDYLMEQGIKVHYLHSEIDTLERVQILRDLRLGVYDVVVGINLLREGLDLPEVSLVAILNADKEGFLRSATALIQTIGRAARHVNGKVIMYADRVTEAMRAAIDETNRRRAKQLAYNREHGITPQSIVKPVHDLTERVAAQVAEEEAPYRVKHPEKMGVAELKALIAELERQMHQAAEALEFEKAAALRDQIFELKALLAEMPGLSLRERLDLLSEVERAKS, encoded by the coding sequence ATGAAAACCTTTCAACTACACGCCCCTTTTGAGCCTACGGGAGACCAACCCGAAGCCATCCGCCGCCTGGTGGAAGGGGTGCGGAAGGGATACCGGCATCAGGTGCTGTTAGGAGCGACGGGCACGGGCAAGACGTACAGCATAGCCTCGGTGATCGCCCAACTCCAACTACCCGCCTTAGTGCTGGCCCACAACAAAACCCTGGCGGCGCAACTGTACGCCGAATTCAAGTCCTTCTTCCCCGAAAACGCCGTCGAGTATTTCGTCTCCTACTACGACTACTACCAGCCCGAAGCCTACATCCCCCAGCAAGACCTGTACATCGAGAAGGACACCGAAATCAACGAGGAAATCGATCGCCTGCGCCTGGCGGCCACCACGGCCCTCATGTCGCGCAAGGATGTGATCATCGTGGCCTCGGTCTCGGCCATCTACGGCCTGGGCAGCCCCGAAGCCTATGGCCGCGCCGTCATCCACCTGGAAGTGGGGCAGATTTACCGTCGCAACGCCCTGCTGCGCCAGTTGGTGGAGAGCCAGTATCAGCGCAACGACCTGGAACTGCGCCCTGGCACCTTCCGCGTGCGCGGCGATACGCTGGAGGTCGCCCCAGCTTACGAGGAGGAGAAAATCTACCGCATCTCGTTCTTCGGCGACGAGGTGGAGCGCATTCTGGAAATCAACCCGCTCACCGGGGAGACCTTAGGGGCCTTGCTTTCGGTGACCATCTTCCCGGCCAAGCACTACCTCACCGAAGAGGAAAAACTCCAAAAGGCCCTGGCCGACATCGAACGCGAACTGGAAGAGCGGGTCGCCTGGTTCAAGGCTCAGGGCAAACTGCTGGAGGCCCAGCGCCTGGAACAACGCACCCGCTACGACCTGGAAATGCTGCGGGAGGTGGGCTACTGCTCCGGCATCGAGAACTATTCCCGCCATCTGGAACAACGCCCCCCGGGTTCGCCCCCCTGGACCCTGATGGATTACCTGCCCGCAGAGTATCTGCTCATCATTGACGAGTCGCACATGACCATCCCCCAGATTCGCGGGATGTACCACGGCGACCGCAGCCGCAAGCAAACCCTGGTGGCTTACGGCTTCCGCCTGCCTTCGGCCCTGGACAACCGACCGCTGACCTTTGAAGAGTTTGAACAAAAGATGGGCTACACCATCTACACCAGCGCCACCCCCGGCCCTTACGAACTGCAGAAAGCCGACCAGGTGGTGGAGCAGATCATCCGTCCCACGGGCATTCCGGACCCCAAGGTGGAGGTACGGCCCACCAAAGGGCAGGTGGAGGACCTGTTGGGCGAGATCCGCCAACGGATCCAGCGGGGCGAGCGTGTGCTGGTGACCACGCTGACCAAGCACATGGCCGAGAAACTGAGCGATTACCTCATGGAGCAGGGCATCAAGGTCCACTATCTGCATTCGGAGATTGATACTTTGGAGCGGGTGCAGATTCTCCGCGACCTGCGCTTAGGGGTGTACGATGTGGTGGTGGGCATCAATCTGTTACGCGAGGGGCTGGATTTGCCCGAAGTGTCTCTGGTGGCTATTCTGAACGCCGACAAAGAAGGCTTCTTGCGCAGCGCCACGGCGTTGATTCAGACCATCGGTCGCGCGGCGCGGCATGTGAACGGGAAAGTCATCATGTACGCCGACCGGGTCACCGAGGCCATGCGAGCCGCCATCGACGAGACCAACCGCAGGCGGGCCAAACAACTGGCCTACAACCGTGAGCACGGCATCACCCCGCAAAGCATCGTCAAGCCGGTGCACGACCTCACGGAGCGTGTGGCGGCCCAGGTGGCCGAAGAAGAGGCCCCATACCGGGTGAAGCACCCCGAGAAAATGGGCGTCGCGGAACTCAAGGCCCTCATCGCCGAGTTGGAGCGGCAGATGCACCAGGCCGCCGAAGCCCTGGAATTCGAAAAGGCCGCCGCCTTACGGGATCAGATATTCGAACTCAAAGCGCTGCTGGCCGAAATGCCCGGGTTGAGCCTTAGGGAACGCTTAGACCTGCTGAGCGAGGTGGAGCGGGCGAAGTCGTGA
- the rny gene encoding ribonuclease Y, producing the protein MGLVVWIFATVVALALGLGLGYWLKILSDRRRKADIESQAEDILRQAREKARELELQAKDEAHRVRQEAQREISRLRRDLQREEDRLMRRRQELDRRWEKIEKREHALTQKEHTLAKREAELERLYQEQVQRLETIADMSREEARQLLLTEVESEARSDMARIIRQIETEAREEGEKRARKLIALAIQRVASEHVSEITTSVVPLPSDDMKGRIIGRNGRNIRAFEQAVGVDVIVDDTPEAVTISSFDPVRREVARRAMEKLVADGRIHPAQIEKVVAKERREVERIIVEAGEQAAYEAGVTGLHPDILKTLGRLKFRTSYGQNQLYHAVETAKIAAVLAAELGADVEIAKTAALLHDIGKAMDHNLEGTHAMIGAEFLKRYRVDPRVVNAVASHHHEVEQESVEAIIVEVADAISGARPGARRESLEDYLKRVRALEEIANSFKGVSESFALQAGREIRIIVRPEDIDDLEAARLARDIAKKIEENMQYPGQIKVTVIRETRAVDYAK; encoded by the coding sequence CTGGGACTGGTTGTTTGGATTTTCGCCACGGTCGTGGCCCTGGCCCTGGGGCTAGGATTGGGCTACTGGCTCAAAATACTCAGCGACCGACGGCGCAAGGCCGACATTGAATCCCAAGCAGAGGACATTTTGCGCCAGGCGCGGGAAAAGGCCCGCGAACTGGAACTCCAGGCCAAAGACGAAGCCCATCGGGTGCGCCAGGAGGCCCAGCGGGAAATCTCCCGCTTGCGGCGTGACCTGCAACGGGAAGAAGACCGCCTGATGCGTCGGCGGCAGGAATTGGACCGCCGCTGGGAGAAGATAGAGAAGCGCGAACACGCGCTGACGCAAAAGGAACACACCCTGGCGAAACGCGAGGCGGAGTTGGAACGCCTGTATCAGGAACAGGTGCAGCGTCTGGAGACTATCGCCGACATGAGCCGGGAAGAAGCCCGCCAACTTCTGTTGACCGAGGTGGAGAGCGAGGCCCGGAGCGATATGGCCCGCATCATCCGCCAGATCGAAACCGAAGCCCGCGAAGAGGGCGAGAAACGGGCGCGCAAACTCATCGCCCTGGCTATCCAGCGGGTGGCCTCGGAACATGTGAGCGAAATCACCACCTCGGTGGTCCCCCTGCCCTCCGACGACATGAAAGGGCGCATCATCGGCCGCAACGGGCGCAACATCCGCGCCTTCGAGCAGGCGGTCGGGGTGGATGTCATCGTGGACGACACCCCCGAGGCGGTGACCATCTCCTCCTTCGACCCGGTGCGCCGCGAGGTGGCCCGCCGCGCCATGGAGAAACTGGTGGCCGATGGCCGCATCCACCCGGCGCAAATCGAAAAGGTGGTGGCCAAGGAGCGCCGCGAGGTGGAGCGCATCATCGTCGAGGCCGGAGAACAGGCGGCCTACGAGGCCGGCGTCACCGGCCTGCACCCTGATATCCTCAAAACCCTGGGCCGCCTCAAATTCCGCACCTCCTACGGCCAGAACCAACTCTACCACGCCGTGGAGACGGCCAAAATCGCCGCGGTGCTGGCCGCCGAACTGGGCGCCGATGTGGAAATCGCCAAAACTGCCGCCCTGCTCCACGACATCGGCAAGGCCATGGACCACAACCTGGAAGGCACCCACGCCATGATCGGGGCCGAGTTCCTCAAGCGCTACCGCGTGGATCCCCGGGTGGTCAACGCGGTGGCTTCGCACCACCACGAGGTGGAACAGGAAAGCGTGGAAGCCATCATCGTCGAGGTGGCCGATGCCATCTCCGGTGCCCGGCCCGGCGCCCGTCGCGAAAGCCTGGAAGACTATCTCAAGCGGGTGCGCGCGCTGGAGGAAATCGCCAACTCCTTCAAGGGCGTCTCCGAGAGTTTCGCCCTCCAGGCCGGGCGCGAAATCCGCATCATTGTGCGTCCCGAGGACATCGACGATCTGGAGGCCGCCCGTCTCGCGCGGGACATCGCCAAGAAGATCGAAGAGAACATGCAGTACCCCGGCCAGATCAAGGTCACCGTCATCCGCGAGACGCGGGCCGTGGATTACGCCAAGTAA